One stretch of Pyrenophora tritici-repentis strain M4 chromosome 4, whole genome shotgun sequence DNA includes these proteins:
- a CDS encoding TIF6, Translation initiation factor 6 (eIF-6), with protein MAVRAQFENSNEVGVFSTLTNAYAIVAVGASENFYSVFEAELQDVIPICHATIAGTRIVGRLTAGNKKGLLVPTTTTDQELQHLRNSIPDEVKIQRIEERLSALGNVICCNDHVALVHPDIERETEEIIADVLGVEVFRQTIADNVLTGSYMALSNQGGIVHPKTSIQDQDELSSLLQVPLVAGSVNRGSAVVGAGMVVNDWMAVTGLDTTATELSVVESVFRLGEGNGPANINTTNKDTMVESFY; from the exons ATGGCTGTCCGCGCACAATTCGAAAACTCCAACGAAGTTGGTGTCTTCTCTACACTTACAAACGCATATGCGATTGTCGCAGTCGGCGCGAGTGAGAACTTCTACAG TGTCTTCGAAGCTGAACTACAAGACGTCATTCCCATTTGCCATGCCACTATTGCAGGAACTAGAATAGTTGGCAGACTGACAGCTGG AAACAAGAAAGGCCTCCTCGTCCCCACCACAACTACCGACCAAGAACTCCAGCACCTTCGAAATTCCATACCCGACGAAGTTAAAATCCAGAGAATAGAAGAGCGTCTATCAGCCCTCGGCAACGTAATATGTTGCAACGACCATGTCGCACTTGTACACCCGGATATTGAGCGAGAGACGGAGGAGATAATAGCAGATGTATTGGGTGTTGAGGTTTTCAGGCAAACAATCGCAGACAACGTCCTGACCGGTAGCTACATGGCATTAAGCAACCAGGGCGGTATCGTGCACCCCAAGACGAGCATTCAGGACCAAGACGAGCTGTCGAGTTTGCTACAGGTGCCTCTGGTGGCTGGTAGTGTGAACCGTGGTAGCGCTGTTGTCGGCGCGGGCATGGTCGTCAACGACTGGATGGCCGTGACTG GTCTTGATACTACCGCGACCGAACTCTCAGTCGTCGAATCTGTCTTCAGGTTGGGCGAGGGCAACGGTCCCGccaacatcaacaccacaAACAAGGACACCATGGTGGAGTCTTTCTACTGA
- a CDS encoding AF-4 multi-domain protein: MSSAHGHADSQSPQHATFAQGPRFSPPKSPSKSTSPVRKPLHERSNSQTNQYSGPTIRIVEDPGHDIYQKYPVPSEPSQILPPPRHAPGYGFERPERLGPRVSVGSQVANTIAKFEATRALAPQPILSRKKGFRHSASTSISEEDTFISSSFSPSSTRFSQGSTAPSSPPPEFDDFESSLGVLEEEPSFERSRSTIRAVPPSSSGGDSSESRTSALTLKASAAPFASTALPASTPSISNAGNLPSVTVGRPLPEPPTRSTDLETGGSIAFTSDTNHRQTVLKSQQSTESITFSDISSTSIEPIQPVSSQPSPTLHEASTSTFASGIRVNYPIVRAPSSNSLRAESQRQHRIASRMQDRSLVHNWSSQLSTIASVSERDSRSFVRSPRTSGARSHSQESYAQRRTSNTRRRGHTVGSGTSWSPAESVVSSEANTDPSAIPRPLFSPVGRRSSEERDYYNEHLDTISPLPSSVPLRKKTSGYLQRSSSDATDSRPGSSQSNVSSFFSSNIPMWAKVYYQRGERISVVAAPESDSSGSIRLGTAHSGRSRTPSESHFPLSIYRPRNRPRTRLSHTDTISLADDAQSIDGGVYEGGVYMVEDRGQMYALSAWSTPHLRTDQRGQLRYSAWNAPSLDADVHQTLFGRQNRQVLLFCIGFLFPPAWIIAAFLPLPLDPNHVITPTPSQADIEQQFTQTVAQADDKAFQKATWWRNLNRVMAGVGTLLVGVIIALAILAAKLSNK; this comes from the exons ATGTCCTCGGCACATGGCCACGCCGACTCGCAATCACCACAGCACGCCACATTCGCACAAGGCCCCAGGTTTTCGCCGCCGAAATCGCCTTCAAAAAGCACTTCTCCTGTACGCAAGCCGCTTCACGAGCGATCGAATTCGCAGACAAATCAGTACTCGGGTCCAACCATCCGCATAGTCGAAGATCCCGGCCATGACATCTATCAGAAATATCCCGTACCCAGCGAACCCTCGCAGATTCTCCCCCCACCCCGTCATGCGCCAGGTTATGGGTTTGAAAGACCGGAGAGGCTAGGACCCCGTGTTTCAGTTGGGAGCCAGGTCGCCAATACAATTGCCAAGTTCGAGGCCACCCGAGCACTAGCACCACAGCCTATCCTGTCGCGAAAGAAGGGTTTCAGGCATTCGGCCTCGACTAGCATCTCGGAAGAGGATACCTTCATCTCGTCGTCGTTCTCTCCTTCGTCCACGAGATTTTCACAGGGGAGCACCGCCCCGTCGTCGCCGCCACCAGAGTTTGACGACTTTGAATCCAGCCTGGGAGTACTTGAAGAGGAACCCTCCTTTGAAAGGTCGAGGTCGACCATCCGGGCTGTCcctccctcttcttctgGTGGAGATTCGTCAGAGAGTCGCACCAGCGCATTGACACTCAAGGCCTCTGCTGCACCTTTTGCCTCAACAGCCCTTCCTGCATCGACACCTTCAATAAGTAATGCCGGAAACTTACCAAGTGTCACTGTCGGCCGACCCTTACCCGAACCGCCAACCCGATCAACCGACTTGGAGACAGGGGGGTCAATTGCGTTCACTAGTGACACTAACCATCGCCAAACTGTACTGAAGTCCCAGCAAAGCACAGAATCAATCACCTTCTCTGATATTTCCTCCACTAGCATCGAACCAATCCAACCCGTATCATCACAGCCATCGCCCACTCTTCATGAAGCAAGCACATCGACTTTCGCGAGCGGCATTCGAGTCAATTATCCTATTGTACGCGCGCCGTCGTCCAATAGTTTGCGGGCCGAGTCCCAAAGACAACACCGCATCGCGTCCCGGATGCAGGACCGCTCATTGGTGCACAACTGGAGCTCCCAGCTATCGACCATTGCCTCGGTATCCGAACGCGACTCGCGATCATTTGTACGAAGCCCACGGACATCCGGCGCGAGATCACACTCACAAGAGAGCTATGCGCAGAGGCGGACGTCGAACACGCGCCGGAGAGGACACACGGTGGGAAGCGGGACGTCATGGTCACCGGCGGAAAGTGTTGTATCATCGGAAGCCAACACCGACCCTTCGGCAATTCCCCGACCGCTGTTCTCCCCAGTCGGGAGACGCTCTTCGGAAGAAAGAGATTACTACAACGAGCATCTGGACACGATTTCGCCATTACCATCATCGGTGCCATTGCGCAAGAAAACCTCGGGCTATCTGCAGAGATCAAGCAGCGATGCTACAGATTCGCGGCCGGGATCCTCGCAGTCCAATGTGTCCAGCTTCTTTAGCAGCAACATCCCCATGTGGGCAAAGGTGTACTACCAGAGAGGTGAACGTATCTCAGTCGTGGCTGCTCCAGAGTCAGACTCTTCTGGAAGTATCCGACTAGGAACTGCCCACAGCGGACGATCACGTACCCCTTCAGAGAGCCACTTTCCGCTCAGCATCTACCGCCCGCGCAATCGTCCCCGCACCCGATTGTCACACACAGACACCATTTCATTAGCCGACGACGCGCAATCCATCGATGGGGGAGTTTACGAAGGAGGGGTGTACATGGTTGAAGACCGAGGCCAAATGTACGCGCTGAGTGCCTGGTCAACACCGCATCTTCGAACCGACCAAAGAGGGCAATTACGTTACAGCGCGTGGAATGCGCCTTCATTAGACGCGGATGTTCATCAAACCCTCTTTGGGCGTCAAAATAGACAAGTCCTACTCTTCTGTATAGGATTTCTATTCCCTCCTG CATGGATAATTGCAGCTTTCCTCCCGTTGCCTCTCGATCCCAACCATGTCATTACCCCTACACCCAGCCAGGCCGACATAGAGCAGCAGTTCACGCAGACCGTAGCGCAAGCCGATGACAAAGCCTTCCAAAAAGCGACTTGGTGGCGCAATCTCAACCGCGTTATGGCTGGAGTTGGGACACTGTTGGTTGGTGTCATCATCGCATTAGCCATTCTCGCAGCGAAGCTATCTAACAAATGA